TCATGAGGGACAGTATCTAAGAGGCACCTACAGAGCAATACTTCtgctgctttaatttctttctcagcCTGGTGAGAAACTCGTGGAGACAGTGTTTGTTCTGGGCCCCGTGTGACCAGTCCTCACTATCAATCTGCCTAATCACTTTCTgaacacatttttgttttggcaCTTAGAGCATCCTGTGCCAATTAGCTCCACAATTCCCTGTCACACCGTGTGAACAAGGACTTCCCTTCACCTCTGCCAGCTCAGGAGATGGACCCTGCCTTCTATACCACAGTATTGTTCCTCCTATTCATCTCTGTGCCAATCACAGCTGTGACCAAATCTCCCTCCATTAGTGCCTTTTCCAGGTCGAACAGTTTAAACCAGCCCATCTCTCTTTACACATGTGCCCTCCCATACAGTGTTATCCTTCTCTGTATCCTTCACAGCTCTGCAATGCCCTCTGGTTCCAAAAGGACAAACCCGAGTGGACCAAGCAGGCTGCACAGACTATTCAAGATGTGGCTGCTCCCTGGATTTATTCAATGACCTACCTACATTTACTTCCTTCTTGGTTTCCTTTCCCATCTGTCCTAACCTTCTTGTTGCCTTCTGACTCACTGCTGAGCACTGAGCTTGTACTATCTGTTCAGTGACCTCAAGCTCTTTCCTGAGAGAAAATAGGTTACCAATACCCAGGGTTCTGCTGACTGCAGGTTCATGGCAATGtttgcagctgctggcaggcacTGGGGTGCTGTGGGAAGGTGGCTTCCCAGTAAGGTTTTGAAATCTTGAAGATAAAGCAGAACATCCCCTCTATTCCTCgctgtggcagcacagcacagcgTGACCCCGTTTTCCTTTGTGACCAGTACACACCAGAACGATCCTGTTCTTAGAACACAgaaccagcagcacagagctggggctcTTTGGCTaagcccagcagtgcctgggttTAACTCTGGGAGTGCATCCTCTGGGCAGGGTTAAGAGATGGTGCGGCTGAAAACTGAGCTGCTGCAAAACACTGCAACCACATCGTTAAACACTTGGCACGTGCAGCTTTCCATGAATATCCGAGGTTCCCAAAGACGCGCCAAGGCTAACCAAAAGACATGCGGCAGCTTTGAAGCTGGCTCGGTTGTTGGGGTGTGAGCAGCCAGTAGTTGGTTAATTGATTTCCTGATGGCTATCTGCAGACACCATCCAACTTTGGTCTATTGCATAACAATACAGCACAGTTACATCAGGCACAACACAAATACGTACCTTTGTCAGAAGGCAGCTTAATTAGTTAGTAAGAGCAGAGCACTTTGAAGACTTAAAGCACGACAAGAGTGCTCTTTATTATCCTCGCTGATACTTACCATTAGTGGCACAATGTGAAGGCTAATCTTCACCCCCATACTCACCAGGGATGTGCTGCTATCATTGTGAGCAGCACCAGTCCCACCGGGCCGGGTTGAGGACATCAAAGTCCGAAATTAGGATTAGACTGAGCGTCAGCACAGGCTCCTGCAGAGTTAAACTTCAGAGAGCGCAGGAAGCCTCAAGTATGCAGGCGGCTGCCAGACGATGGGAGGCTGTTTGCTGTGGTTatggaacaaatatttttatacacagCTTCCTGGAGAGAATGGCTGGGAAAAAACATGCAAACCCCTTTTATGGAAGTCAGCAAAATCAGATCCAGGAGCCTTCCTCACCAGCACCCTAGTTAGACTTTTATTACTGACTTTGTTCCTGCATAAGCCATTAATAAACTGCAGTTTGGTCAAAGTCTGCTGCACGAGCTGTGGCTTacaggcacagagcaggcagctgatTTCTATTGATACTCCAGCAAGTATTCTGTTTCAATGCAGTATTTTCTGGATCATTTTGCCCTGTCCCCTGCTTTGTTGAGTAACAAAGCATTTGCTCTTGCACCCCATCTCTCTCGAGCCCAAATACTACAGTCAGCTGTTGTGTCTTTTGTATCCTTCACTGCTCTAAAAGGGAGCAAGTTTTTAACttaatgttttgaaaatctggTTATGTAGGGCTTAAAATTTACCTGGAAGAGCAAGGTAGAAAAGTGAGATGGCCCCCTCATTTTTTACCCTGAAGGAGTAGGATTTGTAGAGCCAGAGAGGTTTGGGTAAATGCAGATGGCAGTCAAAAGTCAGAGCGGCCCCGGGCTCTTTCTTGCAGAAAACTTCCATTAGTATCAAGCAGAATTGTCTGCCAAGGAGAGGGCAGAACTGTAGAGGCAATATCCATTGGACAGTTAGCTGGGTGAGCACAAAAGGTTATTTTGAGAATCTATACAGATATCAGAAGAATGAGCTTACCTACACCCAGGACAGGCTTTACCCACTTTGTAAGGAGACACAGATCCCCTCTGGCAGTGAGGCAATGCCAGCGCCTCAGGAGGAACAGTTGAGGCTAAACACACACCATGGCTCCATGGTCTCTCCCACTGCAAACACTCAGGTCTCTGTAAATGTTCAGGAGCTGATTCTGACTCTGATTCTCCAATTATTTTGCCTTAACATCTCAGCACAAGGAAttgctcagggagctgcagcagggtgaGGTAAGACcttcaaagcttttattttgttagaaTGAACCCAAATTACAAAGATTATCATCATATCTCACTGACTGATACAGAAATAACAAACCCTTCATTCTGTCCTTAGATTGCACATACAAAGTAATCTGAGAGTGCTCTACTCCAAAGCAGTATGTCAGAGCATAGGACAGATTTAATTTCACCCTAAATCACTCCTGCCCACTGAAGCTGAGCAGGAAATACGGAATACAAAACATTTGCATCCTGTTAGACACTCCTGTACAGGGTCTAATTAGTTAAGGTCAAACATCGGTGTAAATTTTTCACTCCCCTACCACAAAGAAAATAGCTACATTTCAAAACTTAGCAGTTTCTTCTTTGTCCTGATTGCTGTGAACCTCTACTAATATTTATTACATTCCTTCTTTGATGCTCATGTCCTGACTGCAGGATCAGAGAGTGATTAGCTGTAGAACAGTGCTATCACATTTCTGTAACACAACATTCCTGTTGATAGATTACAAAGTGTTTAACAAAAAGTGCATTCAGGATCTGGATGGGAAGTTACTCAAGGTCACCCAGCAAACCAGAAGAAAAGCCAGTGAAGGTGATACTTCTTCTGAGGCCCAGCAGAATGGGCTTGCCTCAAAGCCACACTGCTTTCCCTGCTGAGAGCTGAAGGGTGATCTCGGGTGAAAGATCAGCAGTGACACGAAGGGAACTGCAAAGGTACAGGTGTCCAAATGCAGTGTCTGCACTGAATGTTGAAAGCTGTAATGTTCACGTTAAATTCTTCCTGCTAAATAGTCATCCAAAGAAATGAATACCTTCATTTTTGCAGActtctgaataattttatatatttaccTCGTAGGCTCTTCTGGAATTCATAAATCACACTTAATGAGAAGTATTAGCCCACACTTACTGCAATTACATGATGAATGTTTGATTTCTGGCTTACAGCCTGAAAAATACATAGATTTCTGTGATCTCTAGAAAGGTAAAGATGAAACCTCTTGTTTTAATTAGGGGCTAATAGCTTTAGTTCACTTCAATGCAAAGGcctttggttttttaaaagctttccaaCCCAGCTGAAAGGCTGCTACTCAATTAGTCTGGTGTTATACATCAGCTGATCAAGCAGTGACAGCCTAAGCTATTGCTTTCTCTGTAAGAGCTTTTAGTTGGGGGTAAAAACGCATTGCTTTTACATCCTCTGGCTGCACCAGCGCTGCCAAACTGCTGATGAAGACTGAGCTCAGCAGGTCCTACCACTGCAGCTACACAGGATCAAACCCCTGAGCCTGCCCCCATGTCACCAGtgagcactgctggagctgctgcaacTCTGCgatgaaaaaacaggaaaatttaatATCCACATGAATCTGCATGGTTTTTAACAGGAATATTAATATTGGAATAAATTATGTATGACCAGAAGTGTGTGTATGTGAAAGCACCAGAACAATTAACAGAGAGGCCTCTCTGGATAGTGAGGGATGCCATTCCACCAAATGGGGGATTCATTCCTGCTGTCCAGCCCCAGAGGGTCCCACACTGGtgagagcacaggcagctcctgaaAAAGACCCTGCACTGACAGCAGGACAGTGACAGGAGTTTCAGCAAACCACATGTGCCAGTCTTCCTGTCAGCCCAATAGGGCAAGGGGCTCACAGGATGGCtagcaggaaggcagcagcagtagGATATAAAAGATTTGTCCAAAAAGTTAGCTAATCATTGACAATCAAGAACCAGGACATGAAGTGAGGATTTGACTCATCTTCCATGTTGTGCACAAGCAAACTTGGCCAGACCCTCTGAGCAGGTATGCCATGAGAGCATGGCTGTGTAAAATCAATTTGCTTAATGACTTGGAATATTACAGTCCCCTTCCAATAATCTTTCAGTGAGTTTTGTAACCCTAATTTCCTATAAACCAACCAAAGTGAGAAAAGGCATGCTTACCTCCACTGGGTTGCAATCATCAGGGGAGTGGACACACACGGGGTCTCAACAGCTTTATGCCATGTGTGCTAAACAGAATTGTGCCTCAGAAGAGCAGCTGTCCCGGCCCACCCAGCCCTCTGAAGCACAAGGTTTCCTCCCTAAAGAGATGAGTGTTACTGGGAGCAGGTGATGGCAGTCATTCCACCCCACCTGTGCCCCATGTGCTGGAGCACATATGGCAGGAGTCATAAATTGTGACCTATGAGAGGGGCAAGGGTTCTGCCAGGGCACAGCGGCCTGTAATCAGGCTACAGCAGAGAGTAGcacacatcctgctgctggaacCACCTGAAATGATATGCTGAGGAACAATCAAACACTAACAACACGCTGGTAGTATCACACCCCACTGCTATCATCACCAGCTGGGTGCTGTCCTCACCCCCTCACACCAAAGCAGCTGATGGGGAAGCTGTGTGAATGTCCAAAGCCATCCAACAACTATTGCTGCAGGAGAACATTCAGCCTCCTTAAATGAACGTACTCAGGCAGCAAAGCACCTCTCCAGCCTCGCCTGCTCAGAGCCAGCAGGCacgggcagggcagcagcagcctaTGGGAGAACCCAGCCCACACGGCCCGGGAAGGGAAGGACAAGGACACACGTGTGTGCCCCTGCACAGATGGTTGCACAgcacctcctcctgccagcagcccttTGGAGGCTTCTCTGAGAGAGAAGGAGACTGTCTCCTTTGGGAATGTTCTTCCCAGCAAAGCCCTCTGCAGGTGAGGGTGTGCAGCCCTGCAAGGAGAGAGGCTGTCCTTGGAAAAACTGCCCATGGAATGCAATTCCCTGTTACTTTTCATACTGGAGTAAGAGGTGAGAGATGATGTGACAAATATGATGTGAACAGGCTGAGCCAAGAGCCACCTACCTTCCTTTGTAGGGCACAAAGAAATGCAGCCCTCCAAGTAACAAACTCCTGACCGGCTTGCCAATTCCACTGTGGACAAACCGGCTGCTGCACAGCTCACAAAATCCACTTGTCCTTCAGTAATCAAGAAGCAAACTGCCCTCCTCTGCctgattctgtattttctcactATAATTAAATGTGACGTGCAGCTGCAGTAAATATTTGTGCTGTCACAGCTCACATATGATAATCATCCAAGAGCCAACTTCAGCAGGGAATGCATATAAATTCTAGTCTCATCTGTAGCTGGGCTGATATTTTTAGTCTAATACAAATTCACTAAAGCTAGATATTTGACAGAGtaagagcaaaaaaaagaatgtaacCTTGCTTTTCACGGAAAAAGGTAACTAACTGTGTTACCCAGATACTGATGCAGCCTGGAGAAGCGGAGTTTAAGAATTAATCTAATTGCCACTAGATGGCACATCTCAATTACTAATCTGTATCTGAATTCAGgactgccttttaaaaaagcatataTAGTCCCTATCCTTGCTAACATAACACTTTGTGTTGCTTTCTATTTTGAAAtcagaaagcttaaaaaaaacccacataaaaaaaaaagaatttttaactAATAATACACCATCTGCCAGTGAAAACCTAGCTTGATTCTGTCACATCTACAACCAAACCAGGTTAATAACCAGCAACACAGATGGTTTCTTTATACAAATATGTACATCTCCCCATAGTGACTctttcagctgcttcccaaaCTGCTGGCACTGCCTTACCTCGTTTCCTAGGCAATGGCTGAGCCTCACACTCAGCCTGGACATTATGCAGCTGGAATGGATTTCAGAAGATGCCATCCCCCGCCTTTGGCTGTTTCCAACACCAACAAGGGATGCAGTGGTGGACAGCCATGTCTCTACCAAAGAATAGCAACAGAtggatattaaaatattctcGTGCAGCTGCTCTTTTCCCCTCAGATGATCAAATCTGCTGAAGGGTGCTTTTAACTTGCCCAAATCTCCACATAAGGCTACAGACCAAATATCATGGTGACCTCGATATGACAGCATAGGGCTGCACTCAGAGCACTAAAGGTACAATTTGCTCTTTCTGCAGCATTCAGCAATATAAACTGTTATAAACCACTGAAACACACACAACAAAATCTTTGTGGGTGCTCATTCTCCCTCAGTAGTTAAGTATCAGGGTGTCCACCATCAGGAGTGGTCATTTCCTAACTCTCTTATGTCCAAACTCACGAGTTGAGCACTTGAGctcatttctgttcttccattGCCAGCAGTGAAATGTGTTTCAGACCAGCCTGCAAACCTATTGCTACCACTTGGAAACAGGCACCTGCCACCTTCCAAGGAGCTCCAAGAGCATCAAACCTGTTAAATAAAGATACAAACAGAATTCAATTCATTTCTTCTGGTTCTACTTCAGTCATCTGAAAATCTCTAGGAGTTAAATTTATTGTAATGACTAAGGGCATGCTCCTCTGTGGCATAAAGCTtcccaggagctcagcagcagtggggTTTGACATAAGCTAGGACTGGTGTGTACAGAATTCTGAACTACTTGGACTCAAGTTCTGTTGGCATCCATATGACAGATGCCTCTTTTATACCACAGTGAAGGCTAAAAGAGTGTAGTTCTAATTGGTTTATAATTGCTAAGGGTataataaaaagcatttcaaagattatcacaggagagcagaggatgAGAATAATATGATCTAAACTCCATCCACATCTATTACACCGATACAAGTGATAAAAATCAATTCACTATCTACGTTTGGGCCCAAGTTTATGAATACCTGTAAAATGGGGGTCATGCTATTGATGTCAGAAACCACTGAAACATGTAACAGTCTGTTTAAATACTAAATACTATTAGAAATGAACTGGAACCCCCATTTTTCCTATGGTCTGCTTTACAATTGTCAGCTCTGTTCATTCTGGGTTTGAACAGCTGAGCATAGGATGCCAACTCCATCCCACTGGATCATTCAATCATCTGCCACTGCTAGCAGTGTGTTGTTTTGGAAAGACTGATTTTAATTAGTGAAATAACcagaaaattgcaaataaaagtAACTGGATTCATAAAAATAGTACTTCTAAAGGGAtgtagtttttaaaatcttttagaAGTTGCACTGTGTGTAATCTGCCAATGAATCTGAAACCTCACTGATTTCAGGCTTGGCATTATGAAACTCTGACAAGGTTAGGAGTGCCCACTTACCATTCATTTCCACCTCCCTTTCACATCACTGAAAAAGTGTTATCAAATGCTGAGAACAGTGCCCTGCACTGCACTGAATTTATCAAAGGCAAACGGTACCTGCAGCAGTAAATTAATCAAATGCATACAACAGCAACTTCTGAGTTTAAAGCTTTACCATTTAAACCTTAACTTCTAGAAAcctcaccacacacacacagatagaTCTTTGTTTTtataggcaaaaaaaagaacttgTCAGAGCAGTTTCACTGGTCTTTACATAAAAAGAAGGCAGACCTGCACATTTTTCTACCTACAAACTTGTCTTCTGAGTGCCTTGAAACCAAATGTGAACAACCATGGCATTTGGTGCTTACAGCAATAATGCAGCTGACACATCACCCCACCCCTgcaccccagcactgctgctgccaactGCTGGGTGCCCAGTACAGGCCTGGCTGAGTTCTTAAAGAGttcatttaatttaaagcaaCACACAGACCACTATGATGCTtcttatgaatattttaatgaaaactgagGACCAGCTGTTCAGACTCAGTCAAGAAACCAATGCTGAAATGACAACCATAATCCTGGGGCTAATATAAAACTGGCAGATTTAGCTcctcatttttcaaaagagtATTCTTGCCACACCCTCCCATTCTAGGGCACAGGAGCTTGGTGAAAACTGAATTGAAATTGTtcacagtttgttttccttttacttgAAATCTTGTTTAGGTATTTGCTTCACTTCTTACATAAAAAGACAACTCAAgaattacaataaaaatgtgCTAAACAATAAAGTAAGGACTGAGTCCTTTGAGTTCACAGTAGAGCAATGTACTTTCCTATAAAACTTTCCTTCGCAGAGCTGAAACAGACAATAGGTAAAATTCTTCAAAGTGCCACAGCTACTTTGGCACCTTACATGTAAttcatagggaaaaaaaattaaagcacttaaaCAAACAGAATTAAGTCTCCCACATAAAACAAAATGactttgaaaatattcacaaGTGACATAATTCCCTTCAGCGATTTGAATTAATGCCAGTGCAGAGCAATCCAAAATTACATAGCAAGTCAGTGTCAGGATAATGCAGTAATCTAATACTATCCTTACAAATccacacaaagcaaaaattgtaataaaaattttaaaaatcccaaacaccaaaacccaaaaaatactTAGATCAGCCTATATTTATGATAAGTACTGATAACTAGTAATTGTTGCATTGAAGATTAACAACTATCGGAGTAAAATTCATTCCAGCGTAAAAAGCCTGCTCTGGAGAGGATTATTCTCCATACTTTACTTGTGCTTTTAGCTCCCTGGAAAGGTAATTGGTCAGCACTCCTACCACCATCTCCTTGAGAGCAGGATTTGCCATTACAAGAGCAATCAGCTGAGCAGCATCAGTCCAGCGTAAGTTCTTGATAACAGCCATGGCTTCATCACAGAGTTTCTGCCGCTCAGAAGCAGGCAATTCCATTAAAATCTGAGGGACTGGCTTGAAGTCTCCAGACGTTATCCATCCAAGAAGTCCACCCACTACTCCTCCTAGGAAAGACAGTGAGTCATTAGTCTTTACCAGTTAATGTTAAAGCCTGAAATTCTATCCACAGCCTTCATCAACACCTTGATTAGAAATCAACATAGAGTTGTATATGTGTCTACTTTAACTAGATTTATACACAATATTCA
This genomic interval from Corvus cornix cornix isolate S_Up_H32 chromosome 11, ASM73873v5, whole genome shotgun sequence contains the following:
- the C11H19orf12 gene encoding protein C19orf12 homolog isoform X1 encodes the protein MPIRVDDVMQLLVRIASVKGMKAAVAHSGRGALLTGASAFVGGLLAGPPGIAAGGVVGGLLGWITSGDFKPVPQILMELPASERQKLCDEAMAVIKNLRWTDAAQLIALVMANPALKEMVVGVLTNYLSRELKAQVKYGE
- the C11H19orf12 gene encoding protein C19orf12 homolog isoform X2; its protein translation is MVSTMIQTAPGFGLAEMPIRVDDVMQLLVRIASVKGMKAAVAHSGRGALLTGASAFVGGLLAGPPGIAAGGVVGGLLGWITSGDFKPVPQILMELPASERQKLCDEAMAVIKNLRWTDAAQLIALVMANPALKEMVVGVLTNYLSRELKAQVKYGE